ATTTCCCTTTAAAATATCCATTTTTATTATATGCAAAACGTGTTTGAAAGAAAAGATTTATCATTCTATCCGTTCATGAGGTTTTCTCCGGGTGCATCATAAATAGTGCTCGTCAAACTTTTTCTTTTATAGCTGCCACTGTTAGTCAACAATTCATATGTTTTACTCAATGGAATATCTTGTAAGATATTTTCAAAATCCGAAAGACAAGTATGTCAATCGAGTTGGCCTAAAAACCGCAAATCCCAATACTATTTAAGCCCAGCCTGCCTGGACCGCAAAAAAATTGAGCCTATATTTCAAAGTATGGCCCAGCCCTGAAGGGGCTATAGTTTTTTTTTTGGATTTTTCTGATTTTTGTTATGGTTTAACTAATGATATTAATGAATTGTGAATTGTGTCAATAAAAAAATCACTAGAAAAGTTATTCCAACTCGATCTCGTTTTGGTTGTGTCTACTTTAACTCTTCTTTTGGGTTAAATATGTCTATCTTATATATTAAAACAGAAGTCACAATCTTGATTCATGTGTGATTTTTAAAAAAATAGATTTAATGGACATATTCTTAGAAAGTCATGTTACATTTAATAATTAATCTTATCATTTAAATTTTGGGCATATCAGAAATTTTTACTGAGCTATCAATTATTGAATTTAAAAATAGAAGATCCATTAGATTTATAGATAGTATAAATTAAGTAGATATAATTTAATGTTGTAATACTATACCTTTATATGCTAAATATTTAAATATTTATCGATGTTAACTTTTAAAATTATAAAGATTTTTTTTAAATAACAAAAATCAAATTATCTAACAATGATTAATCTTTACTACCTTAAACCAATGAAAACAAATTTTAATCTATATAGTTTATTTTAAAAATTAAACAAAAACTAAATGTTTAATTATTTACTTGATAATATAAATTTATGAAGCGAAAAGTTTAATTTTTTAAAAACTTTATAAATTTGTGAAATGTTGCAATATCTTTGAATATGACAATAAAACAATATTTTACTAATCTTTATATATATAGTTATGATTTTAATAATAAAATAATAATCCGAAAATATATATATAGAAGAAGATACAAATACATTTGAAAGTTTGAAACAATCTATTCAAAGAAAAAAATATACAGTAAACTTATTATGTTTTAAAAATTGATAGACACATATATGTTATAATATATATCAATTTAGAATTAAAATAAAATATTTATATAAAAATAAATGAAAACAAAAATCCGTGTGGTTGCGCGGATCGAGATCTAGTTCAATTTTAAATGGATTTTCTTGTCATCGTACTATGTATATCACGTGATACAAATCAAATTTTGTTAGAATTTTCTAATGTGAAACAGAGATATTGATATGTTTTGCCGGCATATACAACTCCCTAATTCACAACTAATCGAATAACCGAAAGACGTACCTTCTTAGAATACAACTCAATAATTCACACTTCATCGAATAATTACAATTACTTTATTACCAAATTCACTTTACGTCTTTAAACAATTGAGATGGAGAGGAACACGCTTTCAAAAACCCATATATTTTACCTACAATTTAAGATAATATTATAAATTAATATATTAGAAATGTAACTATTTTACAAAACTAAATAAATTAAAATATAAGTTGCGGACTTTTGAACTGGTCCTAGCACAAACGGACTTAAGCCCAAATACTCAAAGTCCAAATGGGTTAAACCCAAAAAATCCAATTTTTTGGATTTAATAATAAAACTCAAGCCTAGTAATTAATAGGGCCGGACAGGTTCGGGCTGCGGGCTTCAACCTCAATTGACATATCTAGGGAAAGTTGATTTAACTTTTCAAAATAACCCACATCAATTTTTTTGACCTCCATTTTGTCAATTACCCATTTTCTTTTTTTTTCATCATGTAATTTTGAACTCCGATGTTTAGTTAAAACATAGTAGACTTTTGTATTTGAGTCTCTTGATGTATCGTACATGCTTGTGCTTTTCTGTTGCTGGTAATTCTCTTCGTCTTTGTATCCCTCCTAGAACTTACTTGACACATCCATAACCCCTCATGGATCATGCTATCATTATCTTGGACCTCTTCCCGAACCCTCTGTGTTCATTAATCTTTTTTCCCCAGGATTGTTTTTCCTCTGATCTCATGTAATAGCTACTCAAATTTGTAACAAAATCTTGGTTGTAATGTCCTCCTGAATATTCTCATCTTCTAGTTAATTGCAAAACTAATTTATGTGGATTTCTAGAGAAGTCTTCGGACACTTCGTGCAATTGATTTTTCAAGAAGTTTTTTCGGAGTAAACTTATAGGAAAATGACAAAGTCAAATTTGTGCAAAATTTTGGTCTAATGTAAAACTAATATCCAATAGAAAATATTTCTAGAAAAATTTACTCAATTTTTTTTTTGTTCCAAAAGAAATTACCGGAGTTCTAGAAAAAATCTTCTATGAAAATCATTTTTGGTTAGCCAATTAGCGCAGAAGACGAAAAATCATTTTAAATTTTCAAAAAATCTTATTTAGTCGCTTCTCTCCCTCTCCTCCCTAGTCTTCCCCTCCAAACACTTTTGAAATGTCAATGTCATTTTCCCATGACGACCGGTGGGGCTCCGATTTGGCTTCTGCCGGAGAATTCACCCAAAGCTTTCCATCGCTGGGGGCGACTTACTCACCTTCCTGTGGTGAAGAGCTCCTCGAGGTGACCATTGAATTTCCAAGCGGCGTGCTAGTGAACATCGACTCTGTTTCAACCACCGATCCAGAAATCACATCTTGCTCCGCTTCCGGTTCAGGATCGTCGGAGCGGCAGGTGGTGGCGAACGCAAAACAGTTCTCAAGGGATTTGAAACGGAAGCTTCAGGGCATCTCACAGCGTGATGGCGGCGGTTATTCGTGCCGGTCCGCGCCGGAGCCGGTGGTTCCACACGGAAGCGAAACCCCCGATCCGCTTATGTTATGTCGTTCCGTAACAAAGAGACTTAACCGGAATGGTTCATGCACGCAGAGAGCTATTCACGGTTTGAGATTCATCAGCAGCAAAGAAAACGAGATCGCTGCCTGGAGTGAAGTTCGTGACAAGTTCGCTAACCTGTCGAAAGACGGTTATCTTTGTCGGAGCGATTTCGCTCGTTGCATAGGTTTGAGTTTGGTTTCTTGTTTTGTCTGATTTCGATGGAGATTGTCGTTGACATTTGATTTTCGTGTGTTAGGGATGGAAAATGAAAATTCGAAAGAGTTTGCAGAGGAGTTGTTCGACGCACTGTGCAGAAGAAGAAGTATAATGGTCGATAAGATCACCCTTCAAGAACTATACGAGTTTTGGTACCAAATTGCAGACGAAAGCTTTGATTCTCGCCTCCAAATCTTCTTCAACATGTACTAATCAATCTATCATCAATTAATTATAGAATATGTTTAAACATGAGTTTCTTGATTTATTTGTCACATTCTTGATACTTTCAGGGTCAACAAAAATGGAGACGGTAGAATCACAGAGAACGAAGTAAAAGAGGTGACTTATGTTTTTCTTTCTTTCGGTTTTAGGAGGTGACTTATGTTTCATATTCTAATCAACATTGAGCCGTTGACTATGTTAACCATCCAAGCGTAAGCAAAGCTTTATAGTCTTAGATTTATGATTTAATGAATCTTACGTGTGTGCCATTATCCCTCCTTCAGTTGATTGTTTTTATTAGTAAAGGATCATGTTGTTGATATTTTATAGCTGAATGTTATTCTGTTCCATGTATCTCTTCTAACCAATGCAAGTCTAGAAAATGTAAGTTGCAATTCTTTTTTTTATACACTATGTTTGATTGACCTTGTAACAGCTTTCTTAATTTAAAGGAAGTGTTTGTAACTACTAACTCAATTATAAATTTTCTATAACCACTAATTTTATGTTGAATCTTTCAAATAGAAGATTCTAATAGGCATTAACATTTTTGTATGATTTTCCTTGATTTTGACAACTTTATAGATAATTATATTAAGTGCATCGGCAAATAATCTATCAAGGTTGAGAGAACGAGCAGAAGAATATGCAGCATTGATCATGGAAGAACTGTCCCCTGATGGGCTCCCCTCTCAGTACATAGAGGTGATTTCATCACTTTTATCTCCCATTTTGTAAAAGGTCATATAACACAAAACATGCTCAAAGACGACAAAGCTATGTTAGTATGCAGAGCATTTTCAGAAAGAAAAAAAAAAGTGGACAGAGCAATCCCTGCCAATGAGGGAGAGTAGAAGGGTTCTTAGTTAGTTTGACCTTAGTAATTGATGACGCTGAGATCTTACCTTTCAAGCTCTCTGATAGGGACATTTGACTGAGTCAAGAGACCAATGAGCTTAAAGATAAGTGCTATGCAAGTTTGTGTGTTTGTATGGAAATAACATAATTAGAAGTTGACGTAGCTCTCTGGTCGATAAAAAATTAGAGCTTTAAATGACATGATTAAAAGTTGACGTAGCTCTCTGGTAGGTAAAAAATTAGAGCTTCAACATAATTAAAACTAATATCTACTATTATAGTGGCGTTGTGTGATTAGGGGTTTAGATCATTTTAGAGGAACTCTGTTCAAAATATCAAACCAAGTAATTCTGTTCAAAATATGATATCTTTGGTTATGCATTTGAAATGATGCAGTTAAAGGATCTAGAGATGCTACTACTACACAAGGACACACCTCAAAGTTACAGCCAACCGTTCAGCCAAACAAGCCGAGCCTTAAGCCAAAACCTAAAGGATATGAGATGGGGAATAAGTAGGAGCTTGCTATACTCTTTCCAAGACAATCTGAAGAGGATTTGGGTTTTGACACTATGGTTAATGATCATGGTCGTGTTGTTTATGTGGAAATGCGTTCAGTACAAACGCAAAGACGCATTCCATGTAATGGGTTACTGTCTTGTCGTGGCGAAAGGCGCTGCTGAGACATTGAAATTCAACATGGCTCTTATCCTTCTACCCGTTTGCAGAATCACCATCACCTATCTTAGATCTACCGCTTTGTCCCACTCAATGCCTTTCGATGACAGTCTCAACTTTCACAAGGTATCATTACATTTTGTCTCAATAGACTATATATGCTTTAATTGATTCCTACTTCTTTTTTGGTTATTGGCAGACTATCTCTATAGCAATCATAATTGGAATGCTTATCCATGCATGTAGTCACCTGGCATGTGACTTCCCGAGGATTATAACAGCTACAGATGTTGATTACAAAAGATACTTGGTTCATTACTTTGGTGTGACCAGACCAACATACTTTGACTTGGTTAAAGGTCCAGTGGGAATCACTGGATTTATAATGGTTATATTTATGTTAATTGCATACACATTAGCTAGTCGAAGACTCAGACGGAACCTAACTAAGTTGCCAAAACCATTTGATAAGCTAACTGGATTTAATGCTTTCTGGTATTCACATCACTTGCTTCTAGCTGTTTACGTCTTGTTGATCATTCACGGTGTTTCCCTCTTTCTCGAGCAGACATGGTACCACCAGACGGTACATTCCATAACTCTCTTTTCTTAAGTAATAGGGAGTGATGTATAATAATAACAGATGCTGCCTCCAGCAGATATGGATGTATCTTGCTTGTCCAGTTTTACTCTATGGTGGTGAAAGGATGCTGAGATTCTTCCGTTCCAGGCTTTACCGCGTTGAGACCTGCAAGGTAAAAATCTTGTTCACGGTTACATTTTCATTTAAATCATCTTTGGTGATCTTATAATATGTTTATACCAACTTAAATGATTTGGTTTCAGGTTGTAATTTACCCCGGAAACGTTATTGTGCTACACATGTCTAAGCCTACATCATTTGAGTACAAGAGTGGACAATATATATTTGTTCAGTGTCCTGCTGTATCAAAATTTGAGTGGTGAGTCTTTTTTTATGTGTGTGTGAGGTTACACAAGCCCTTAATAGCTTTTCTTGCAATCTAAGAGCCTGTAATATTTAATATATGTTTTTTATTTCTTCATTTTTTAATATGTATTCTTTGATAACACAAGGATTAATTTAAGCTTTTTGGCCCTAAATCTATCTCCAGGCATCCATTTTCTATTACATCTTCCCCTGGAGATGATTACCTCAGCATTCACATCCGTCAGCTCGGTGATTGGACAGAAGGGATTAAGAAGGCGTTCTCGGTAATATGTCAAGCCCCTGATGCTGGAAAAAGTGGACTACTCAGAGCAGACGGACCAAACAAAACAAGGTGCAATAAAAAGTTTTGAGTTTCCATAATATTGTTAGCTTCATCCTCACGTAAAGTCTCTTGTAATAAAGTTTGCCAGAGCTGTTGATAGATGGACCTTATGGCTCTCCAGCGCAAGACCATTGGAAGTATGATGTGTTATTACTCGTTGGCCTTGGGATAGGGGCAACCCCTTTCATTAGCATTTTGAGAGATTTACTCAACAAGATCATTCAGCAACATGAACAAGCTGTGAGTATAAAACTTAAGACAACTTATTTTGAGAATTAATAGAATATTAACTAAGTTAGTTCGAGTTATGTTATGTTTTCAGGAAGGCCCCTCGGGTAGCTGTAGTAACAGCAATGTGTCGTCGGATCAAAGTTTCAGTTGCTTAAACTCAGAACCTGGGAATAGGATTTCAACAAATCGAACGGGAATGTTGAATACCAAGAACGCTTACTTTTACTGGGTAACACGTGAACAGGGCTCGTTCGATTGGTTTAGACAAATCATGAGCGAAATTGCTGACTCTGATATAAAGGTAAAATATATTTATTCATTTGAGATCTCCATTGGGTGCTTGTGTTGAAGTTTCTGTTTACGTTCTATTTAGATTTTTTTTTTTCAAATTAAACCAATAGCTTTAGCATCTTAAACGCAAATTTGCTTTTGTGTTTGATAAACCTATTGGTTAAATTTTATCGGATCGGTTAAATTGGTTCTGGTCGGCTTTCTATTTAGAAGAGATCGATTTACAATTTGGGTTGTCGGATTCTAATGCATGATTGGCAACACGTACTAGTTACGTAATATGTATTAGTTGATACATGTTTCTCATGTTAGTTATATAGTTTGTATAGTTAGTCATAAGTTAGTCTTGTCTAGATGTATGGCTACGTGATGAATAACTTTGGTGTAGCTGTCAATTATTTTTCACTTGTAAATGTAAAACGCCAAAGTCAAACAGAAGGAGAATTTTATGTTTGTGTCTGGCGTTTGCATTTGTAGTTTTGGAAAAAAAATTAATGAAAAACACTAGAATGTTTTATATCTAAGTTTAACTACTAACATGTTTGTCTTAACAAATACAAAAGGGTGTTATTGAGATGCACAACTACTTGACGAGTATGTACGACGTTGGAGATGCTCGAACTACTCTTCTCACCATGATCCAAACGTTACACCACGCCAAAAATGGCGTTGACATGTTTTCTGGAACCAAGGCAATTATCTTTATCGATTACTTTTTTGTAGTCAAACTATCGAGTACTTTTATCCTTATATATATATATACATAAGACAATGCTTTGGTTTCTTGTCTGTGACTTTGATTATTGTAGGTACGAACACACTTTGGGAGGCCGAAATGGAAGAAGGTTTTGTCAAAGATTAGCACCAAACATAAGAATGCAAGAATCGGTAAAAATAACAGCAGAGTTATAGTCGATCATGGTCTGTATTTTCTTTGTCTGAAGGAAGTTATTTGATTTGGTTAAACAGGAGTGTTCTATTGTGGAGGACCGAGTTTAGGGAAGGAACTCTCCACATTGTGCCATGAATTTAATCAAACGGGACGTTCCAGGTTCGAGTTCCACAAAGAACAGTTTTAAGGGTAAAAATGATATGCACGGCTCCTCTACGAATGTGGCTTTTGAATCAATCGAATCAAGTATATTGGTACATGTAAAATTAAAGTTCATGATTATTTCTTCGCTTCATTCATACAACATTCTTGTTCTTCTTTTTTTTGGGTACATTTAACTTTTAGCCAATTCATGAAGAATAAGATGTAACATCCCGATTTCTTGTATACGTGAAAATCTTTAAAAAATTGATTTGACTATCTATATCAACAAAGTTGACTTAGTTTTTCAGTCACACATCCGTTTAGAACTCCAGGGTTAAGCGTGTTTGGGCTGGAGTAGTGAAAGAATGAGTGACCTATGAAGAAGTGATTCACGATACTGTGTGAATGAGACCAAAGTACGGAGAAAAGTCGGATGGTGATTGCAGGGTCAGTAAACAAAACTTTCGGACCTTAAAAAAATTAACGCACCGCCTGTCGTACAGGATTGGACCCACAGGCCGAGAAAGCAGGCATGGGTGTCTTATTAGCCGTGGACGGTCGGAGCGTTGCATAAGAATCTAAAACAAAGGGTGAAAAGAGTACATAAAGTTAAGGTCTAGAAGCGTAGGCCAACCTCAACGTAGGTTTCTCAAATAGATAGATATCTAAACTTTTTAAACGGTAAAATAAATGAATGGTGTCAGAAAAAGGTGGAGAGAAGGGAAAAAATGGTCCTCTGCCTAGGACCTCAACAAAAAAACCTTACATCCTCTCTGCATAACTGTTATTCTATGATTGGCGTAGCTTTTTTGGTGATTTAAATTTTATTTATAAATTAAATTGTAATAAATATAGATCTCAGATACCAGTGGGTAATATACCCACCGTTAAAAATGTTCTTAGAGCACATAGTTTCTCGTAAGGATTCTTGTAATTAAAATAATAAAAATTAGGGTTTTCCTACTTTCCTTATTTAAACGGAAATCGACAGTGCGAATTTCGGTTCCCACAATCTTCCCCGAGATCAACCCCTTCTTAAAACTGCGCATAGAAGGTATCATCTGGATCGCATCGATCAGGGGTAGCTTGAGGGTTAGATCCTCTAGCATCTTCTTACACTTCATCTCCTCGCGATCCTTCCTAGACTTCTTTGAGGGAACAGGGTATGGAACCTTAGGGGTGTATTCTTGCAGAGGAACAGGCTCGACAGGTGTAGTGGCAGGCGTCGGATCAGTCTCAGCAAGCTGGTCCGTGTCCTCGTCAGGCAGAGGAGCAGTTTCAGATTGTGGGTTCTCTCCCTCCTTTTGTTTTCCTTTCTCTGCCGCCGATAGCTTCTTGGGGACCGCATCTGGTAATGTCCTCCCACTCCTTAGTGCAACCGCATTGCATTCTTTAGGGTTCTTATCAGTTTTTCCAGGGAGAGTTTCGTGCTGCCTCTTGACGCTTTCGGCTGTCTGCGCGATCTGAATATCCATCTGCCGCATGTGGCTAGCGACATTGTCATATTTGGTGCTCAGGTCATTGAACATGTGGTTCATTTTGGAGTTGATATCTGTGGTGACCTGGTTAAACGCTTTTCCTTGAATTTGCTGACCTTGGAACAACTGCTGCATCATCATCGCTAGACCCTTTATCTCGTCTGTCGGAGCAGCCATAGGTGCGGGAGCAACTTGTTGAGCAGTCTGCTACTTTTGGTTCTTGAACTGGTTGTGTTGCGCCTGGCTCAGAACATAAGTTCTCCGTTGGTAACCCTTCTAATACCCGTTGTTCTGTCCTTGACTATTATGCGCATGGTCAACTGGGTTGTCTGGCTTAGGGTAGTTGAAAAGATGAGGATTGTTCCTCACGTTAGGTTTTGGATGAATGTTCTTGTACTGCCAGCCTTGACCAGTTACATAGCTCACTACTTGTTGATCGTCCACAGTGTTCTCTGAGTCGGATGCAACATCTAAAGCACTGTTCTCTGAAGCAGTTTCTTCCATGATGAACACTTGGCTCTGATTGCCCTTAATCAGCTGGTCAACCTTTGCCGCTAGATCGTCAATTCTGTTTACACTCTTGGAGCGATCATTCTCTTTGTTCTAATTGAGTGAACTAGACGCCATATTCTGAATCAGTGCGAATGCGCCTGGTGTTGTTTGAGTCATGAAATATGCATTACTCTAGGAGTCTAGAGCATTACGAAACTCATAGCTCACTCGATCATAGAACACGTCCAGTATGTAATCGTCCTCAAACCCGTGGTGAGGACATTCCCTTCGGTACTCCTTATAGCGCTCCCAAGCATCATAGAAAGGCCCGTCAGACTTTTGCTTGAAATTCGAGATCTTATGCCTCAGAGCTGCGGTTTTGGACTTCGTGTAGAAGTGACTTAGGAACGCTGCTCTGACTTGTTCCCATGTAGTGAGTGTGCCGGTTGGGAGAGAGGCAAGCCAGCGAGCTGCTTTCCCATCAAGAGAGAATGGGAACAAGGTTCTTTGTCGTATTCTGGTGGCACTCCATTTGCGAGAGAGAAGTTGCAAACTCTCTCAAATTTTTCGATGTGATCCAACGGAATTTCAGCTGCGAGGCCATTGAACATCTTTTTCTGCACCAGGCCAACCAAAGCAGGCTTGATCTCATAATCATGTCGAGTGCATGGAGGAGGATTGATGGCGGAGCGAGTGGTAGGGAAGTTCAGCGGAAGGTTCCGCTCTTCGATGGGAGCGCCTTGTTTCTCAGCTTGCTGTGCAGCAAGTTCAGCCGCTGCTTGGCGAGCAGCTTCCTATATGTTGATGGTCTGTTGCATCTGCTGCATTTGTTGTTGCATGAGCGCCATTGCAGCTGTGAGATTATCCTGGCCTCCGTGATATTGTGGTGTTAGTAGGCCGCATTTGTTGATGGTTCTGTCTTTCTAATCTTGCGAGCTCTTCGATACTTAGCGTGAATAATGGTCCTTGTGCGTTACTCCGAGTATGTCTACTGGTCATGCACCTGGATCATAGGCTGAAAAAAAGAGGAAAGCAAGTTAGATGTCTTAGACTAAATATAAAACTGAAAAATAAAGGTAAAATATCTGGTCCCTAACAACGGCGCCAAAACTTGATACACTAAATCTGAACATTTCCTATTGTCAAGTTAACAGTGGTAATTGTAGTATTTAAGATTCAATCCAGAAGAGGAGTCTACACTTTATTCTTATAAGTCTTCAACTTAGCTAAAACTAAGTGGGGTTTGAATTAATTGGTGACATGCAAGTAAAGTAAATGATTTCGAAGAGTAAAATGCAATATTAAAGATAAGCCGATCTAGGGTTTCTCATCGGGTGTTAATGCTAAACCAAACATTTATTCAAGCGCTTTGAAACACAGTCTAGAACACGGATTACTCAAGTAGAACAGCCCACTGTCGTGGTGCTGCTCCCTTTGCGGTTCGACCTTGATGCCTAAACTGTCGTTTGGATCAAGGATTGACTACAAGCAATAGAGATCAAGTCTGATAGGTTCACCGAGCACCCGAGTATCTACTTTCGCTGACTAGGGATGCGCGGCTCATTCATTCAATATCAAGCAATCGACTACATGGTTAATGAGCAGATTCAACCTAAGATCTAGCAGAAAGTGATCAGGTTAAAGCTAGCGTTAAGAACCGAGATGAATGAAGACACAATAAGGTCACTTATTTATGTTTAGCCTTTGCGATTAACACCCTAGAACCCTAGACAAGCTAGCCGACTACGCAGTCATTAAACAAGATGAAACAGACATGATAACTGAATAAGTGATTAGGGCAAATCTTTGAAAGATATGGAAACTCCCATAAATATCGGGAACAATCGCCTGGCTGTTCCTGGTGAGATCAACCGTTAGACTGCTCCGCATGATTGTTCTGCGGGAAAAGCCTCCAATTCTTGCTCCTTTCTTCACGCTTCTTCCTTCAGCTCTTTGGTCTACTCCAGACCTGAAATGACTCTAAAAAAACTGGATTAACTCGATAAAAAATTGAAAACCAGTTAGAAAGCATATGCACAATGGTGCCAAAAACACCATATGTCATATACATAAAAGTATATACATTAAGAGTCACCACATAAATCAAACCAATACTTTTTTTTTTAATTTACAATCATGTTTTTGGTAAATGAATAAGAAAAAATCAATTTATTTACTTTATATGATATATAATTAAAATTTAGTGAGATAGACAAAGATATACAGTGTATTTTAATATAAATATTTATTATTGACACTTTCTACTCATATGATTTTATTAACATTTGTATATTTGCACTAACAAAAATTTAAACCATTAATCACAAAACTTTTAATGTGAAAATTTTTCAATACAAATTTCAAAATAAAAATATTAAAATCTCAATAATTTTTCAGTGCAAAGTTTGAAATTAGTATATTTTATATAGTGTATTATTTAATTTAAATGATATTAATATATATATATATATATATATAACATGAATATTTATTAATGAGACTTTATTTTCATACGATTTATGACCATTTGTATCTTTCTTAAACAAAAAAAAAGTTAAACCATTCATCACAAAATTTTCAGGTGGGACATTTACCATTTTTAGTAATTTATAGTCGTTTTAAAATTTTCAAAATATAACATATAAGAAAAAATCTAATTTTTTTTATTATATGGTTAATGTGATTGTCTAATTTCTTTTAATAATATAAAATTAAACAAAAAGAGAGAGAATACAATATATGTTAATCATATTAGGTAATTTTGTAGCTTTTATTTAAGGAAAAAATTGAGAATATTCTTTGGTACACTACTAATCAATTTGATAGTTAGTTTAATAAAAAGTATAAAATATATTTATATATAGACCAACTTATTTTTTTAAAGATTCTAAAAATCATCCAAATGATTACACGTGGCTACGAAAACATGTTGTAATGCTTCATGATTAATATATAGGGGATACTTCATACTAATTGTGAAGGAAAAAATAGACATGCAACCATACATTGTTCTTTACGTCCCCCACTAATTAAGGATATTAAAACGAGCATAACCTATACACACTATAAAGTTCAATATTTATGTATGTGGTGCTCGAACCATCATTCAGTACTTGCAGATATCCTATCCAAACCAACAAGGAAAAGAAAAACTTTCAAATTTGATAAACGGTGGCTGGATAGTGAAGAAATAAGACAAGTCATTTTAGATGCCTGGAACTCATGTCACATCTCTCTTGATGCAAATATAATGGATCATATATCCAGCTGCAGGAAAGCTTTAGGACAATGGAAAACAGAGAAAGACTTAAATGCTGAAAAATTAGTCGAAGATCTAAAATCAAAGGTGAATAACCTCTATTCGGATGATGATGCCACAACAGAAGAGATAGGAGCAGCTTT
This genomic interval from Brassica oleracea var. oleracea cultivar TO1000 chromosome C2, BOL, whole genome shotgun sequence contains the following:
- the LOC106326609 gene encoding probable respiratory burst oxidase homolog protein I, encoding MSMSFSHDDRWGSDLASAGEFTQSFPSLGATYSPSCGEELLEVTIEFPSGVLVNIDSVSTTDPEITSCSASGSGSSERQVVANAKQFSRDLKRKLQGISQRDGGGYSCRSAPEPVVPHGSETPDPLMLCRSVTKRLNRNGSCTQRAIHGLRFISSKENEIAAWSEVRDKFANLSKDGYLCRSDFARCIGMENENSKEFAEELFDALCRRRSIMVDKITLQELYEFWYQIADESFDSRLQIFFNMVNKNGDGRITENEVKEIIILSASANNLSRLRERAEEYAALIMEELSPDGLPSQYIELKDLEMLLLHKDTPQSYSQPFSQTSRALSQNLKDMRWGISRSLLYSFQDNLKRIWVLTLWLMIMVVLFMWKCVQYKRKDAFHVMGYCLVVAKGAAETLKFNMALILLPVCRITITYLRSTALSHSMPFDDSLNFHKTISIAIIIGMLIHACSHLACDFPRIITATDVDYKRYLVHYFGVTRPTYFDLVKGPVGITGFIMVIFMLIAYTLASRRLRRNLTKLPKPFDKLTGFNAFWYSHHLLLAVYVLLIIHGVSLFLEQTWYHQTIWMYLACPVLLYGGERMLRFFRSRLYRVETCKVVIYPGNVIVLHMSKPTSFEYKSGQYIFVQCPAVSKFEWHPFSITSSPGDDYLSIHIRQLGDWTEGIKKAFSVICQAPDAGKSGLLRADGPNKTSLPELLIDGPYGSPAQDHWKYDVLLLVGLGIGATPFISILRDLLNKIIQQHEQAEGPSGSCSNSNVSSDQSFSCLNSEPGNRISTNRTGMLNTKNAYFYWVTREQGSFDWFRQIMSEIADSDIKGVIEMHNYLTSMYDVGDARTTLLTMIQTLHHAKNGVDMFSGTKVRTHFGRPKWKKVLSKISTKHKNARIGVFYCGGPSLGKELSTLCHEFNQTGRSRFEFHKEQF